A genomic segment from Methanoplanus limicola DSM 2279 encodes:
- the ftsZ gene encoding cell division protein FtsZ: MQSIINEALKHAESDQNSRRSGVIGEDDFIGQPRIVIVGCGGAGNNTINRLYHMKVRGAETIAVNTDKQHLEMIQADKRVLVGKSLTKGLGAGGFPDVGKRAAEMARTTLEGLLQDADLVFVTAGMGGGTGTGVAPVVAQIAKDQGAIVVGMVSYPFQVEKARLIRAEEGLEALSNAADSVIVLDNNRLMSFVPNLPLGQAFSVMDQLIAETVKGISETITEPSLINIDYADVRAIMSKGGVAVMLVGESKQQNKSESVVHECLNHPLLDIDYRGATGGLIHITGGSDLTLSDAEDIASTLTYELDPHADVIWGARINNDYEGKVRVMAIMTGVKSAQILGRSGVLSSGSSGSSRQGLSQIAEGPFERNSRRAGRPLSGSGARAAHEQTSGGLIDFIR, translated from the coding sequence ATGCAGAGCATAATTAACGAGGCATTAAAACATGCCGAGAGTGATCAGAACAGCAGAAGAAGCGGAGTAATTGGAGAGGATGATTTCATTGGTCAGCCAAGAATTGTAATTGTCGGTTGTGGAGGTGCAGGCAACAATACAATTAACAGGCTTTATCACATGAAAGTGCGTGGTGCCGAAACAATTGCAGTCAATACTGATAAACAGCACCTTGAGATGATCCAGGCCGATAAGAGGGTTCTGGTAGGTAAGTCACTCACAAAAGGTCTTGGTGCCGGCGGTTTTCCGGATGTCGGAAAGCGTGCGGCAGAGATGGCAAGGACTACTCTTGAAGGACTGCTTCAGGATGCAGATCTTGTATTTGTTACAGCCGGAATGGGCGGCGGTACTGGTACGGGTGTTGCACCGGTGGTTGCTCAGATCGCAAAGGATCAGGGTGCAATTGTTGTCGGCATGGTCAGTTACCCTTTCCAGGTTGAAAAAGCCAGGCTTATCAGGGCCGAGGAGGGTCTTGAAGCGTTATCAAATGCGGCTGACTCAGTCATTGTTCTGGACAACAACCGTCTTATGTCCTTTGTTCCAAATCTTCCGCTTGGACAGGCATTTTCAGTCATGGATCAGCTAATTGCCGAGACCGTTAAAGGAATATCGGAAACTATCACTGAACCATCACTGATCAATATAGATTATGCTGATGTGAGGGCAATTATGAGCAAGGGCGGCGTTGCTGTTATGCTTGTCGGAGAGAGCAAGCAGCAGAACAAATCTGAGAGCGTTGTTCATGAATGTCTAAACCACCCTCTTCTTGACATAGATTATCGCGGTGCAACCGGAGGTCTTATTCATATCACTGGTGGAAGTGACCTTACACTTTCAGACGCAGAGGATATTGCCAGCACACTTACATATGAGCTTGATCCGCATGCTGATGTTATATGGGGTGCACGTATCAACAATGACTATGAGGGTAAGGTGAGAGTCATGGCCATCATGACCGGAGTCAAGAGTGCGCAGATTCTGGGCAGAAGCGGAGTTTTATCATCGGGTTCTTCAGGTTCTTCAAGGCAGGGCCTCTCACAGATTGCAGAAGGGCCGTTTGAGAGAAACAGCAGGCGTGCCGGAAGGCCTCTCTCAGGTTCAGGTGCAAGGGCGGCACATGAACAGACGAGTGGCGGACTCATCGACTTCATCCGCTGA
- a CDS encoding ribbon-helix-helix domain-containing protein yields the protein MMERVTIRLPSQQVAMLHKLVEAGEFPTVSEAIRYSVRELIEKHANRVIMDSEQISFKM from the coding sequence ATGATGGAGCGAGTTACAATCAGACTGCCCTCACAACAGGTTGCAATGCTTCATAAACTTGTGGAGGCAGGCGAATTCCCGACGGTTTCTGAGGCAATCAGGTATTCTGTTCGTGAACTGATAGAGAAACATGCAAACCGGGTAATCATGGACAGCGAACAGATATCATTTAAAATGTAA